A part of Setaria viridis chromosome 8, Setaria_viridis_v4.0, whole genome shotgun sequence genomic DNA contains:
- the LOC117834698 gene encoding uncharacterized protein: MSKSWSLLMSPEGFKSPAFIALVSVLCVALVLLLVTCCRGGWIGGGGGADRRRRRRHHHHQQRTEEEDGEVSISVEVSAATSRTHLVQVQAQAQAAAEVVCRYRKEEKWSEPTCAVCLAEFDDGEAVRVLPECLHYFHAECIDTWLRGSTSCPMCRAETTPTPSPSPPASLHHHHHRHLDLNINVSLEEILVRT, encoded by the coding sequence ATGTCCAAGTCGTGGTCGTTGCTGATGAGCCCGGAGGGGTTCAAGTCGCCGGCGTTCATCGCGCTGGTGAGCGTGCTGTGCGTGGCCCTGGTGCTGCTCCTCGTCACATGCTGCCGCGGCGgctggatcggcggcggcggcggcgccgacaggaggcgacggcgccggcaccaccaccatcagcagcgaacggaggaggaggatggggaggtgAGCATCAGCGTGGAGGTTAGCGCGGCGACGTCGCGGACGCACCTGGTGCAGGtgcaggcgcaggcgcaggcggcggcggaggtggtgtgCCGGTACCGGAAGGAGGAGAAGTGGAGCGAGCCGACGTGCGCGGTGTGCCTGGCGGAGTtcgacgacggcgaggcggtGCGGGTGCTCCCGGAGTGCCTGCACTACTTCCACGCCGAGTGCATCGACACGTGGCTGCGAGGGAGCACCAGCTGCCCGATGTGCCGCGCCGAGACCACGCCGACGCCCTCGCCGAGCCCGCCGGCGTCgctgcaccaccaccatcaccgccACCTCGACCTCAACATCAACGTCTCCCTCGAGGAGATCCTCGTCCGCACGTAG
- the LOC117866195 gene encoding vacuolar protein sorting-associated protein 2 homolog 1 produces the protein MSFIFGKKKTPAELLRENKRMLDKSIREIERERQGLQTQEKKLINEIKKVAKQGQMGAVKIMAKDLIRTRHQITKFYALKSQLQGVSLRIQTLKSTQAMGEAMKGVTKAMGQMNRQMNLPALQKIMQEFEMQNERMEMVSDVMNDAIDDALEGDEEEEETEELVNQVLDEIGIDVNSELVKAPATAVAKPVAAGKVPAAQAEAAGGPDGGIDDDLQARLDNLRKM, from the exons ATGAGCTTCATATTCGGCAAGAAGAAGACCCCAGCCG AGCTGCTGCGGGAGAATAAGCGGATGCTGGACAAGTCCATCAGGGAGATTGAGAGGGAGAGGCAGGGCCTGCAGACCCAGGAGAAGAAGCTCATCAACGAGATCAAGAAGGTGGCCAAGCAGGGACAGATG GGAGCTGTAAAAATTATGGCAAAGGACCTCATCCGCACAAGGCACCAGATCACAAAGTTTTATGCCCTGAAGTCCCAGCTACAAGGTGTATCTCTTCGCATTCAG ACTTTGAAATCAACACAAGCAATGGGTGAAGCTATGAAGGGTGTCACAAAAGCCATGGGACAAATGAACAGGCAGATGAACCTGCCTGCTCTGCAGAAGATAATGCAGGAGTTCGAGATGCAAAATGAGAGGATGGAGATGGTCAGTGATGTGATGAACGACGCCATCGATGATGCATTGGagggtgacgaggaggaggaagaaacagaAGAGCTAGTCAACCAAGTCCTCGATGAAATTGGCATTGATGTCAACTCAGAg CTTGTGAAGGCTCCTGCAACTGCGGTTGCTAAACCGGTGGCAGCAGGCAAAGTTCCTGCTGCTCAAGCTGAAGCTGCAGGCGGGCCGGATGGCGGAATCGACGACGACTTGCAGGCGCGGCTTGACAACCTGAGGAAGATGTGA